Proteins from a single region of Murdochiella vaginalis:
- the secG gene encoding preprotein translocase subunit SecG gives MKTAIIILLVIASVVIIAATLMMEPKTNAGSLFGQESNIYGTSVHRPKDALLNKMTIFSGVVFVLSLIALLAL, from the coding sequence TTGAAAACTGCTATCATTATTCTGCTCGTAATTGCCAGCGTTGTCATTATTGCAGCGACGCTGATGATGGAACCGAAAACCAATGCCGGCTCGCTGTTCGGCCAGGAATCGAACATTTACGGCACTTCGGTGCATCGTCCGAAAGACGCATTGCTGAACAAAATGACCATATTTTCCGGTGTGGTGTTTGTTCTAAGCCTGATTG
- a CDS encoding helix-hairpin-helix domain-containing protein — protein sequence MTKKEKGKNGEQPQEHPGDTSISASLFSEEGVSGQNEQEKASSSAPNRVMVYVGGAVKNPGLYTFDDQKRVADALQAAGNLTENGALGSINPAQRLSDEMNIVVPTKEEASQGKTQGAEPSQLGVTVPKKESRTTTASSSPTRKININTATAEELQQLPSIGKAKAENILRYREKTPFQTEEDIMKVSGIGKKVYEQIQQQICVK from the coding sequence ATGACAAAAAAGGAAAAGGGAAAAAATGGAGAGCAGCCACAGGAGCATCCTGGTGACACCTCCATTTCGGCTTCTCTTTTTTCGGAAGAAGGAGTTTCGGGGCAAAACGAGCAGGAAAAAGCGTCCTCTTCCGCGCCGAATAGGGTCATGGTTTATGTCGGAGGCGCGGTTAAGAATCCGGGACTTTATACTTTTGACGATCAGAAACGCGTTGCCGACGCGCTTCAAGCGGCGGGCAATCTAACAGAAAATGGCGCATTAGGGTCCATCAATCCGGCGCAGCGTCTCTCGGATGAAATGAATATTGTGGTTCCAACGAAGGAAGAGGCTTCACAGGGAAAAACACAAGGCGCGGAGCCTTCACAGCTTGGCGTAACCGTTCCAAAAAAAGAAAGCAGAACAACAACGGCCTCTTCGAGCCCAACGAGGAAGATCAATATTAATACCGCTACAGCGGAAGAATTGCAGCAACTGCCTTCGATTGGAAAAGCCAAGGCGGAAAACATCCTTCGCTACCGTGAAAAGACGCCTTTTCAAACGGAAGAAGATATTATGAAGGTGTCCGGCATTGGGAAAAAGGTATATGAACAAATTCAGCAGCAAATTTGCGTGAAGTGA
- the rsfS gene encoding ribosome silencing factor yields MTESKKNLKNDIIVQAAEDKQARDIRTLPIREEAGICDYFIVMTGRNKIHTQAIADAITQKLAQAEMPPITTEGLRDGGWILLDCAETIVHIFTQSEREFYDLDDLWSE; encoded by the coding sequence TTGACGGAATCAAAAAAGAATTTGAAAAACGACATCATTGTTCAGGCAGCGGAAGACAAACAGGCACGGGACATCCGCACTCTTCCGATCCGGGAAGAGGCGGGTATTTGCGATTATTTTATTGTGATGACAGGAAGAAATAAAATACATACGCAGGCGATTGCCGATGCGATTACGCAAAAATTGGCACAAGCCGAGATGCCTCCCATCACAACCGAAGGGCTGCGTGACGGTGGTTGGATATTGCTGGACTGCGCAGAGACAATCGTCCATATCTTTACGCAAAGTGAGAGAGAATTCTACGATCTGGATGATCTTTGGAGTGAGTAG
- the nadD gene encoding nicotinate-nucleotide adenylyltransferase, translated as MSSEEQRRIGILGGTFDPVHIGHLQMAVNAMKTFSLDEVRFVPAYAPPHKTDKEDNAKDRLAMLTAALEGNPDFTVDLREMQAKKMRYSYETVCSFREDFPQAELFFIIGEDSLMDIRTWHRWQELLEMIPLIVCAREGVSGDLLLQARALNDEGYRVLIAKGPSVRISSTYIRQAFTEGQDVRYFLPGTVYDYIAARRLYGMTHGEDENFLQEVEKESLEFLVDPRIASMVNGLKKTLSAHRFRHVLSVVKTAAFLAKRYDADVKRVRLAALLHDCAKGREREYFQLLREKHILKEADWTPSPLFHAFLGRFVAREVYGIEDEEILQAIASHTAGSPSMSLMDKIVFLADEIEPYREYPFVVHLRSLSMENLDRAVLAGMDASLRFLMQKKQVIDPASLFARNALVRENQKRESAPFFLA; from the coding sequence GTGTCCAGCGAAGAACAGCGGCGCATTGGCATTCTCGGAGGAACCTTTGATCCGGTGCATATCGGACATTTACAGATGGCGGTAAACGCTATGAAGACGTTTAGCTTGGATGAGGTGCGCTTTGTGCCGGCTTATGCACCTCCGCATAAGACAGACAAGGAGGACAATGCCAAGGACCGTCTGGCAATGTTGACGGCGGCTTTGGAGGGAAATCCGGATTTTACAGTGGATCTACGAGAAATGCAAGCGAAAAAAATGCGGTATTCTTATGAAACGGTCTGCTCTTTTCGGGAGGATTTTCCACAGGCCGAGCTGTTCTTTATCATCGGCGAAGACAGCTTGATGGATATTCGTACCTGGCATCGTTGGCAAGAGCTGCTGGAAATGATCCCTCTTATCGTTTGTGCACGGGAAGGTGTGAGCGGCGATTTGCTTTTGCAAGCAAGGGCATTAAACGACGAAGGATATCGGGTGCTCATTGCCAAAGGCCCCTCTGTTCGGATATCTTCTACGTATATTCGTCAAGCTTTTACAGAAGGACAAGATGTTCGCTATTTTCTTCCGGGCACCGTTTACGATTATATTGCAGCGCGTCGTCTCTATGGCATGACCCACGGAGAAGATGAGAATTTCCTGCAAGAAGTAGAAAAAGAGTCGTTGGAATTTCTGGTCGACCCGCGAATTGCTTCGATGGTGAATGGCCTGAAAAAGACTCTTTCGGCGCATCGGTTTCGTCATGTTTTGAGCGTGGTCAAGACCGCTGCATTTTTGGCCAAACGGTATGATGCGGATGTAAAACGTGTTCGCCTTGCTGCTTTGCTACATGACTGCGCGAAAGGAAGAGAACGAGAGTATTTTCAGCTTCTACGTGAAAAGCATATTCTGAAAGAGGCGGATTGGACGCCATCTCCACTTTTCCATGCCTTCCTCGGACGCTTTGTAGCGCGTGAGGTGTATGGTATAGAGGACGAAGAGATTCTCCAGGCGATCGCATCGCATACAGCGGGCAGCCCGTCTATGAGCTTGATGGATAAAATTGTGTTTCTTGCAGATGAAATTGAACCGTATCGCGAGTATCCTTTTGTGGTACATCTGCGCAGTCTGAGCATGGAAAATCTGGATCGTGCGGTCCTTGCCGGCATGGATGCCTCCTTGCGCTTTTTGATGCAAAAAAAGCAGGTGATAGATCCCGCATCCCTTTTTGCACGCAATGCCTTGGTGCGTGAGAATCAAAAACGAGAATCAGCTCCATTTTTCTTGGCGTAA
- a CDS encoding TadE/TadG family type IV pilus assembly protein: protein MKKSSSRGSLTVEAAFTLSFFLLAMISWILLFIPYQVQSMAQHALDQSCLALADKISLSHTLSGKEGGLSHFAEALNKKKMTLPVSEFLREMGGNFVLELAGKKEFRHYFGSGKALPQTMHQVEYSVHVDDDRDILQAELSYFLDLPGILKPLGPLTVHQGATAGLWLLTDEPVFGRNAEQDQKKEEKNSVWKEPPFTRGRILVERFRQRSGAIRLQKGQIADLYYADGTLEALLSLNLFSSTYSTGSGGQAASYTLQKDAMLHTLSAQAKRLKRAAAKRSDWVKEDGAPLSLVPKAMRLQIIVPEEASHFSAALESLAKRIEQEEGVSIMYTYEENALFPK from the coding sequence ATGAAAAAATCCTCTTCACGGGGCTCCTTGACGGTTGAAGCCGCTTTTACACTGAGCTTTTTTCTGCTTGCCATGATCTCTTGGATTCTGCTGTTTATTCCCTACCAGGTGCAATCCATGGCGCAGCATGCGTTGGACCAATCCTGCCTGGCACTGGCGGATAAGATTTCGCTTTCGCACACCTTGTCCGGAAAGGAGGGAGGTCTCTCCCATTTTGCGGAAGCCTTGAATAAAAAGAAAATGACACTTCCCGTTTCGGAGTTTTTGCGGGAAATGGGCGGGAATTTTGTTTTGGAGCTTGCAGGAAAAAAGGAATTTCGGCACTATTTTGGAAGCGGAAAAGCGTTGCCGCAAACCATGCATCAGGTGGAGTATTCTGTTCATGTCGATGATGATCGCGATATATTGCAGGCGGAGCTTTCCTATTTCTTGGATCTGCCGGGGATTCTAAAACCGCTCGGCCCTCTTACAGTTCATCAGGGGGCCACGGCCGGCCTGTGGTTACTGACGGATGAGCCCGTTTTTGGGCGTAACGCGGAGCAGGATCAGAAGAAGGAAGAAAAGAATAGCGTTTGGAAGGAGCCGCCGTTTACACGTGGGCGGATTCTGGTGGAGCGCTTTCGGCAGCGTTCGGGGGCGATCCGATTGCAAAAAGGACAAATAGCGGATTTGTATTATGCCGACGGGACGTTGGAAGCGCTGCTATCTCTGAATTTATTTTCTTCAACCTATAGCACCGGTTCCGGAGGGCAGGCGGCCTCTTATACTTTACAGAAGGACGCGATGTTACACACTCTCAGCGCGCAGGCAAAACGCCTCAAAAGGGCGGCAGCAAAGCGAAGCGATTGGGTGAAGGAAGACGGAGCGCCTTTATCGCTGGTTCCGAAGGCAATGCGCTTGCAGATCATTGTCCCGGAAGAAGCAAGCCATTTTTCTGCCGCTTTAGAGTCATTGGCAAAACGCATTGAACAGGAAGAAGGCGTGTCGATAATGTATACCTATGAAGAAAACGCACTTTTTCCCAAATAA